One region of Gilliamella sp. ESL0405 genomic DNA includes:
- the mmuM gene encoding homocysteine S-methyltransferase — protein MKCNNLIDQLLKQKKYIIIDGALASELQRRGCDLNDSLWSAKVLIEQPELISQVHYDYFKAGADCAITASYQASPQGFALKGIDLTTSTALIKKSVELAKQAKQRYLNETGLNKPLIIAGSVGPYGAYLANGSEYTGDYQLSEAAFIDFHIERITALIEAQVDMLACETLPSFAEIKALAKLITNFPAISCWFSLTLKDEHHLSDGTPLTEVIEFLNGCDQIVSIGINCIALEKVTPALEVLSTLTQKPLIIYPNSGEQYDPTTKQWHANHSHNCTFSNQLPRWIELGAKLIGGCCQTTPDDIAQIARLLKDKM, from the coding sequence ATGAAATGTAATAACCTAATTGACCAACTATTAAAACAGAAAAAATATATTATCATCGACGGCGCTTTAGCAAGTGAGCTACAACGCCGAGGATGCGATCTTAATGATAGCCTTTGGTCAGCCAAAGTGCTCATTGAACAACCGGAACTTATCAGCCAAGTCCATTATGATTACTTTAAAGCCGGCGCCGATTGTGCCATTACAGCCAGTTATCAAGCTTCACCGCAAGGCTTTGCACTAAAAGGTATTGATTTAACAACATCCACTGCCTTAATTAAAAAAAGCGTTGAGCTTGCTAAACAAGCAAAACAACGCTATTTAAATGAAACGGGGCTCAATAAACCACTCATTATCGCCGGCTCTGTCGGCCCTTATGGTGCCTATTTGGCAAATGGTTCCGAATATACTGGCGATTATCAACTTAGCGAAGCGGCTTTTATTGATTTTCATATTGAGCGAATAACCGCCTTAATTGAAGCGCAGGTTGATATGTTGGCATGTGAAACACTGCCTTCATTTGCTGAAATTAAAGCTTTAGCCAAACTTATCACTAATTTTCCGGCGATTAGCTGTTGGTTTTCTCTAACGTTAAAAGATGAACATCATCTCAGTGACGGCACCCCATTAACTGAGGTTATCGAATTTTTAAATGGTTGTGATCAAATTGTCAGTATTGGTATTAACTGTATTGCGCTGGAAAAAGTCACCCCTGCCCTTGAAGTATTAAGCACACTGACTCAAAAACCATTAATTATCTACCCTAATTCGGGTGAACAGTATGATCCAACAACTAAACAATGGCATGCAAACCATAGCCATAATTGCACTTTTAGCAATCAATTACCCCGCTGGATAGAATTGGGTGCCAAATTGATCGGTGGCTGCTGTCAAACAACGCCGGATGATATTGCCCAAATAGCCCGGTTATTAAAAGATAAAATGTAA
- the mmuP gene encoding S-methylmethionine permease produces MNTQPSSLDQNQFKRTMKTRHLIMLSLGGVIGTGLFFNTGYIIATAGAIGAIIAYLIGALVVYLVMLCLGELAVAMPETGAFHTYASRFISPATGYTVAWLYWLTWTVALGSSLTAAGLCMQYWFPQVSVWIWCLIFCIVIFTLNIISSQFFAESEFWFSIIKVITIIVFIIAGSAAIFGFIPMKNNMPAPFLHHITENGWFPNGITPIIMTMVTVNFAFSGTELIGIAAGETHHPEKTIPLAIKTTILRLIIFFVGTIFVLAALLPMNQAGVIKSPFVEVFENIGLPYAADIYNFVIITAILSAANSGLYASGRMLWSLSNQGTLPKCFSRLTGNGIPTMAIIVSMLGGLLALFSSVIAPDTVFVALTAISGFAVVAVWLSICASHYFFRKQLTDAQVKSLKYKAPFYPFVPILGFILCLVACVGLAFDPNQRIALYCGIPFVIFCFIAHHFTQVYQKRAVKNEM; encoded by the coding sequence ATGAATACTCAACCTTCGTCGTTAGATCAAAATCAATTTAAACGGACCATGAAGACAAGGCATCTGATAATGCTGTCACTAGGTGGGGTCATTGGTACAGGACTCTTTTTTAATACGGGTTATATCATTGCCACTGCCGGCGCAATAGGGGCAATTATTGCTTATTTAATTGGCGCTTTAGTGGTCTATTTAGTCATGTTATGTTTAGGTGAACTTGCCGTTGCCATGCCTGAAACGGGTGCTTTTCATACTTACGCTTCACGCTTTATCAGTCCCGCTACGGGATATACAGTTGCTTGGCTTTATTGGCTCACTTGGACAGTTGCGCTAGGCTCGAGTCTGACTGCTGCCGGCTTATGTATGCAATATTGGTTCCCGCAGGTTTCGGTATGGATCTGGTGCTTAATTTTTTGTATCGTTATATTTACGTTAAATATTATTAGCTCACAATTTTTTGCCGAAAGTGAATTTTGGTTTTCAATCATTAAAGTTATCACCATTATTGTTTTTATTATCGCAGGTAGCGCTGCAATCTTTGGTTTTATTCCAATGAAGAACAACATGCCAGCCCCATTTTTACATCATATTACTGAAAATGGTTGGTTCCCTAACGGTATCACCCCAATTATTATGACAATGGTCACCGTTAACTTTGCTTTTTCTGGAACAGAACTTATTGGCATTGCCGCCGGTGAGACACATCATCCGGAAAAAACGATTCCATTAGCGATAAAAACAACGATTTTACGACTGATAATTTTCTTTGTTGGCACCATTTTTGTGCTGGCCGCTTTACTCCCGATGAATCAAGCAGGAGTAATAAAAAGCCCTTTTGTTGAGGTATTTGAAAATATTGGTTTACCTTATGCCGCAGATATCTATAACTTTGTTATTATCACCGCTATTTTATCCGCCGCTAATTCGGGACTTTATGCCTCTGGTCGAATGTTATGGTCTCTGTCAAATCAAGGGACTTTACCTAAGTGTTTTAGCCGACTCACTGGCAACGGTATTCCAACTATGGCAATTATAGTCAGTATGTTAGGGGGATTATTAGCACTCTTTTCCAGTGTGATTGCGCCCGACACGGTATTTGTTGCGCTAACGGCGATCTCTGGATTTGCGGTCGTTGCTGTTTGGCTGAGTATCTGCGCTTCTCATTACTTTTTTAGGAAGCAACTCACTGATGCTCAAGTTAAATCGTTAAAATATAAAGCACCATTTTATCCATTCGTTCCCATTTTGGGCTTTATACTTTGTTTAGTTGCTTGTGTCGGATTAGCGTTCGATCCGAATCAGCGCATCGCGTTATATTGTGGTATTCCTTTTGTCATTTTCTGCTTTATTGCGCACCATTTTACTCAAGTCTATCAAAAACGAGCAGTTAAAAATGAAATGTAA